The Anaeromyxobacter sp. Fw109-5 genomic interval TCCCCCTCCCCCAGGTAGTTCTTGCCGTCGCGGATACGGAGCGAGTGCCAGGCGGTCCAGCCGGCGGGCATCCCATTCTTCAACGCCTTCCAGACGGTTCGCTCTGCTTTGGACTTCGCGGGGCGGGGCGCTTCGGCGGGATTGATGCGCGGCGGGGGCACGGAGACAGGTTGCCAGAAGAGCGGATCGAGTGAAACGGGCCAGCCGACCGACACGCTCGCTTGACGTCAGGTCCCGTTGCTCTCGCCCCACTCGTACCCGAGCGACGTCACGTGGTCGATGACCTGCTCGACGGTCGCCTCGGCCGGCAGCGCGCCGTAGTGCTTGCGCGCGGCGGCGAACGTCTCGGCGCCGGGTTCGTCGACCGAATAGAAGACGAGCTCGTCGAGCTGCCCCAGCTCCGCAGCCACGAGCTGCAGCAGCGCCATCAGCTCGCGGTTCCCGCCGTAGGCTCCACCGCCCCAGAACCCGGTATGGACGACGGTGCGCGGCCGGGAACGGTGTGAATGCGCGGCTCGGTCGGTCTCCAGCACCGCGGCGCGGAATCCCGAGAACGCGGTCGAGAGGATGAGCGCGACCTCGTCGCGATCGTAGGTGCCCGATCCGTACGCCGGCGCCTCGATCGCGATGATGTTGCTGATCGTGGGCGGCTCGATGCGCGACAGCGCAGCGAGGACTTCCTCTTCGAGCGCCCGAGCGAACTGGTTGCCGTACAGCCCGTTGGGGCGTCCCGGCCCGGGCCGCGTGTCCAGCTCTCCGCGCCGTTCGACTCCGCTCACGAGGACCGGCGTTGGCCGCCCGTCCTCGACGCAAAGGATCGAGAAGCCCTCCGCGCTGGCCGCTTCGGGCAGCGATCCGAGCGCGGGGTGCTCCAGGACCTGCAGCTCGTCCTGCGCGAGCAATGGTCCCGCGTACGCGCCGAAGCAGTCGCTCATCGCGAAGTTCACGTGCCAGTGCGTCGCACCCACCGGCGCCGGTTCGCCGTAGACGAAGAACCCGCTGCGCTCCGTCAGCGCCGGACGGGTCGGCGGTCGGACGCGCGGAAGCGCCGCCTCGGCCCATCGGGTGGCGGACAACGTTCCACGAGGGGCCTCTCCGTCCAGGAGCAACCGCGCGAACACGGCGCGCTTGTTCGCGTCCGAGAACCGCGGCGGGTGCTCTCGCATCAAGCGGCCAGCCTCATACTCGTGGCGCTCGAGAAGCTTGGGATCCATTCCGTCAGCTTAGGGCGGGGTCGGACAGCAGCCGACCTTCGACGATCGTCCGTTCGCCCTTCGACTACGCGGGCCGCTCCGCGGCCGCTACGCTCGGGGCGAACGGTCGAGAGAAGCTCGCCGAGACCGATGGGGGTCGGCCCTGTCCGTCCCGCGGGTATTCTTGTGGCCATGGCAGCGGGCAAGGCATTCCTCCTCCTCGCCGTGATCACCGCCGCAGCGCTCCCGGTCATCGCTCATGCCGAGCTCGACGTGCGGGTCGGCGGCCGACAGTGGGCCACCGTGGAGGACGATGGCACGGTTCGCGTGAACGGCCTCGGCGTCGGGCGCATCGAGCCGGACGGAACGGTGCGACGCGACGGGAGGAGCGTAGGAGAGGTCGAGCCCGACGGGACGATCCGCGCGTCCGGGAGAGTCGTCGGTCGGGTGGAGCGAGACGGCACCGTGCGTCGGGGAGGCCGTGCAATCGGCGCCATCGAGGACGGTGGAACGCTGCGACGCGACGGCCGTGCGTGGGGAAGCATCCGCAACTGCTGCGGCGACCCGGCGTCGAAGCGGACGATCGCGGCCCTCCTGGCGTTCTTTGCGGACGACTGGTTCTGAGGCACCCCAGGGTGCCGAGACGTGTCGGGCGTCGAAGACTCGGCATTCCGAGTCTTCGCTCGAATCGTCCGTCCCTCTCGGGAGGGACGGGCGCTTTCGTCGCTACGTGAAGACGTCCCCGATTGGACGCGATTGACCCGATTGTTGACTTATGGTGGCCAATGATGTATCTACGGGTCTCCGATGTTCGGCCCGATTCCATCAAGACGAGGCGAGGGCGGCGGCCCGATGACCCTCGGCCAGCTCCCGGCATCCCGGGGATGTGGCAATGCCGCCTGCGATGGAGGACCCATGACCCACGAGAAGACGACGTAATCGGCCCTCGGGCGTGATCGTCGCTGCGCCCCGCGGGCGCAGGCGATGACGCACCGTCCGTCCTGGTCACCCGGGCCTCTTCGCCCGGCCGGCCATGTCCGTGCGCTGCGTAGGATGATCCTGCCGGCGCCCACGTCCTCGTCAAGCCATCCGACCGCTGCAAAGCAGCGGGACGGGATCCGTTCGTCCCGATGAAGGAGATATTGCGCAATGACCTGCTATCCGCTCGGCGTCGCCTCGCACCTCGCCATCGCCTGCGATTGCATTCGCCGGGGCGACCTCGACGGCGCCCAGGCTGCGCTCGCGCGCGCCACCTCGCTCGTTCGCGACGAGCGCCCCGCGCATGCGCGGCCGGCTCCGCACACGCGGCCGGCCCCTCACGCGGCGCCGGCGCCGCGGCCCTGAACGGACCCGGCCCGGGATCGCCCGAGTCCGGAACCACGACGCACCGAAACCACAAGGAGGAACCGACATGACGCCGAGGAAGACGACGGACCGACTGCTGGGAGAGATGCGGCGCGCCTACGACCTCGTGGAGCAGCGGCGCGCCGACGAGGCGGTGAACGTGTACCGCGAGATCGTCGCGGAGGCCCGCAAGGTGGGGCTCGACTCCGCCCACCTCCACTGGGCGTTCGCCGTGGCCTGCGACTACTCGGGAGAGTCCCCTCCTCCGCGCTCGGGTTCCCGGGCCGACTCGGCCTCACGCGCGCGCCCGGCCGCTGGTCGGCGGGACGCACCCCGGACTCCGACCTGCGGCTGCGCGAGGACGTGGAGGCGATCGCGCGCGTGCACGGTGCGAAGATGCTCGTGACCTTGCTCGAGCGGTTCGAGATCGCGGAGCTCGGCGATCTCGACGGCGAGGCGCGGCAGGCGCGGCTCAGGTGGATCCACTATCCGATCGCGGACAGGTGGGCCCCAACGGATCTGGCCTCGGCGCGCCGGCTCGTGGTGAGCATCCTGAACGCGCTCGAGCGAGGGCAGGACTTGGTCGTGCACTGCTGGGGTGGCGTCGGGCGTGCCGGGACCATCGCGGCGGCGTGCTTCGTCGCGCGCGGCACGCCTCCCGCAGACGCCATCGCCATCGTGCGCGCGGCCCGCGGTCGCGCGATCGAGACCGCCGCGCAGGAGCGCTTCGTCCGGGAGTTCGGAAGCCACGTCCACGCCTGACCTCGTTTCCTCGAATTCAGCTTCACCCACACACAGGAGAGACTCCCATGCACACCCCCACCGTCGCCGATGCCGTCGCGCTCGCGGCCGAGAAGCACCGGGACGCCATCGACAAGGGCGGCGCTCCCTACATCCTCCACCCGCTACGCGTGATGCTCGCGATGAGCACCGACGAGGCGCGCCGCGTCGCCGTGCTCCATGACGTGCTCGAGGACACGGACATCACGCCGGACGAGCTGCGACGGCGCGGGTACCCGGAGCGCGAGGTGACCGCGATCTCCGCGCTCACGAAGCGGCCCGGAGAGGACTACGC includes:
- a CDS encoding bifunctional (p)ppGpp synthetase/guanosine-3',5'-bis(diphosphate) 3'-pyrophosphohydrolase, which translates into the protein MHTPTVADAVALAAEKHRDAIDKGGAPYILHPLRVMLAMSTDEARRVAVLHDVLEDTDITPDELRRRGYPEREVTAISALTKRPGEDYAAFIERVRLDPLATTVKRADLLDNMDVRRLAAFGQAEAERMARYLAAWKRLSGGV
- a CDS encoding protein-tyrosine phosphatase family protein, with translation MHGAKMLVTLLERFEIAELGDLDGEARQARLRWIHYPIADRWAPTDLASARRLVVSILNALERGQDLVVHCWGGVGRAGTIAAACFVARGTPPADAIAIVRAARGRAIETAAQERFVREFGSHVHA